One genomic region from Streptomyces sp. NBC_01304 encodes:
- a CDS encoding class II aldolase/adducin family protein, with the protein MTTESFLADTATGLPIPDDAVFASADDERRHRKQRLAAAMRLFGKAGYAEGISGHISVRDPEHLDRFWVNPFGLSFNQVKVRDLICVDATGRVVEGTGKVNPSAFTIHSKIHERPEADAIAHGHTVHARALGSLERLLEPLDQESCAFYENQVLYGDYDGPAIAIEHGEEIARRLGDKRALLLRHHGLLTVGGSIEEAVHWFFTYEACAQVQLAALAAGTPKPMTHEQALAARDGFGDDQLGRFSFQIMWDEITAEQPELLEEQ; encoded by the coding sequence GTGACAACCGAGAGCTTTCTGGCCGACACCGCGACCGGCCTGCCCATCCCGGACGATGCCGTGTTCGCCTCCGCCGACGACGAGCGGCGCCACCGCAAGCAGCGGCTTGCCGCCGCGATGCGGCTGTTCGGCAAGGCGGGGTACGCCGAGGGGATATCCGGCCACATCTCCGTGCGGGACCCCGAGCACCTCGACCGGTTCTGGGTGAACCCCTTCGGGCTCTCCTTCAACCAGGTCAAGGTCAGGGACCTGATCTGCGTGGACGCCACCGGCCGTGTGGTCGAGGGGACGGGGAAGGTCAATCCGTCCGCCTTCACCATCCACTCCAAGATCCACGAGCGGCCCGAGGCGGACGCCATCGCACACGGTCACACCGTCCACGCCCGCGCCCTCGGCTCCCTGGAGCGCCTGCTCGAACCGCTCGACCAGGAGTCCTGCGCGTTCTACGAGAACCAGGTCCTGTACGGCGACTACGACGGCCCGGCCATCGCGATCGAGCACGGCGAGGAGATCGCCCGCCGGCTCGGTGACAAGCGGGCCCTGCTCCTTCGCCACCACGGTCTGCTCACGGTCGGCGGCAGCATCGAGGAGGCCGTGCACTGGTTCTTCACCTACGAGGCGTGCGCCCAGGTCCAGCTCGCCGCGCTCGCCGCGGGCACCCCGAAGCCCATGACCCACGAGCAGGCGCTGGCCGCCCGTGACGGGTTCGGCGACGACCAGCTCGGCCGCTTCAGCTTCCAGATCATGTGGGACGAGATCACCGCCGAGCAGCCCGAACTGCTCGAAGAGCAGTGA